tgctcccagCTGTGATAAAACGTTGCAGACCCGCTGTCGAAACCCACTGCCTCCTGGcgcggggccaggccggccctTCCCTCCGTGCCGTCCCCCCCAGCCACCGTGCTCAGCTCGGAGAGTCCCTCCTTGCCTTCCCCCTACACTAAGCTGCAATTTCCCGCCTGGAAAAGGCCCAGCATCGAGACAACTGCAGCGAAGCCCTGGCCATCGCCTTCCTCCTGTCCCGCCAGGGCgagccccaaaacaccccaggCTGCAGCCCGGCACCCCGAGCCAGGCTGGCATCGCCGCGCTCCCTCTGCATCCCTACAGCCGGGATGCATCCGGGCAGCGCAGACGTGACGCCCCTGCAAAGCCCTTCCAGACCCGTCACTAACAGGAGACAAACATCGCGAGGCCCCCGGGGAAGCAGAGGGGCCCCAGCGAGGCTGGCCAGGGGAGCACCCTGCTCTGCTCATGGGTGCAGGAGGAAGCACCCACGAGCGTGCACCACGTGGGTGCATGGGTGCCAGCTGGTCCCACGTGTGTCGCAAGGGACATGGGAGAAGCCCGTGCGGAGCTGCTGAGCACGCAGGAACGGTGTCCTCCCCCGGGCTCGCGCCTGCCGGAGCTGACCTAGGAAGCCTGACAtcctgggcagggctggccggCCAGGGAGCGCATACGCACTGTCCCTGCCCGGGGGGAGCGAAAACATCTGGCAGGGCAGCGAGGCTGAGCAATGCCGGAGCTGGGCCCAAACATCTGGATATCCCTGGAaactggggagggaagggggggactAACTCCTGGCGCTTCCCGGGATGCtggtgggggaggctgggcaCAAGGGCTGGCAGGAGATGAGCCGTGGGCAGAGTGCAAGAGCggagaggctgggggggcctgggaATGGCCCCCGCTGCCCGTGCCCGGTGTGCCtggctcttcctctcccctccctttctcctctcctccacccaggcCGAATTCCTCGGCTATGACATCTCCGTCCATCCGCTCCCCCTAGCCCTCTATCTGCATCTTGTGCTCTCCTGACCTCCCCCaggctccccccgccgcggcaaGCCCCAGCGCCCGCATCCCCGCCGGCCAGCCCGCACcggcagcaggggcagcggcGCCTGGGGTGCTGGGTGGCCCCGTCGCCCGCGGAGCGGTGCCCGCGCCCAGCGCGGCGGGGTCTGCAGCTCGCCCCTGACACCCCGCCAGCCGCAGGCTGCTGGGGCCAAGCAAATGCAGCGGAGATTAAAAACAGCTGCCTTAGTCTCCATGGTGAGAGGGAGCCGGGGAAGGAAAACGCCCCCCAAACACACACGCGCGTCTCCTAGCAAAGCGCCCCGGTCCCCGCAGGCCACGGCCCCGCTGGCGCTGCATCCGGAGGCAGGGCACGGCCGCGGGCGCCCCGGATGCCACGCTGCCTGGCCGGCATGCCGCCGAGGCGAGGGCTCGCCCTCCGCACCGCGGGCAGGCGCGGAGCCCGGGCCCTgcacccgcggccccggggcaccCGCGGCCcaggcagccccgcggcgggcggccgagcTCCAGCGCTCGGGGCTGCGCTCGCCAAGCGCCCGATGACTCAGAGGATGAGGCTCGACGCGAGGCCGTGGCAGAGCCTGGAGTCCCTCCTCTCGGCAGCGTGACCGCTCGGCCTCTCGGCCTCTCGGGGCCCCTCGCTGCGGGGACGGGGGCATTTCCCCGGTGGCCGCTCCACCCCCAACGTGccccttgctgctgccaggcagggtgctggcagggccgtgGGAGAAGCTGGGGTGTCCCAGCGCCTGCACCCTGCCACGGCACCGTGCTGGGGTAGCACCGCAGCCTGCCTTGCGGGGGGGCACCCGGTGCCCGGGCACCCCGTGCACGCTTCTCCGCGCTCTTACACCCACACCTTGTCCCCTGCCGCCTCGCACagacgccccccccccaccccttcctcccaGGAACCCCTGCCCATCCCCACAGCCCCGCTTCGCACATGCCATCCTCACACCCCTTCCCTGcgccccgctctcccccctcTTCCCATGCACCCCCTTTCCCTttcacccctcctgcacccccttGGCGAGCGCTCCCGCCGTCTGCACCCTCTTGCACGCTCAcaccccactgcaccctccctggGCACCCTCCCACCCCCTGCACACCCCCTTTGCGCTCGCTCCTCCCCCGTTTTCACCTTTTTACCCCCTCGCACCCCTTTCACCCACCCTCGCACCCCTGCCGCCCCCGCCTTCGCGCACGCCCTCGCCCTGTTTTCACCTTTTTGGCGCGCCCACACGCCAGCCGCACCCGCTTGGCACACACCCGCCCTGCTCTCACCCCCTTTGCACGCTCGCGCCCCGCTGCATCCCTTCGCGCACGCTCTCGCCCTGTTCTCCCCTTTTTGCAGGCTCGCCCCCCCCGCTACCCCCGCTCCTCCTGCACCCCTCGCCCCCCGCTACCTCTCTGCCGGGCCATGGTGCGGGCGGCGCTCACATCGCGCCGGTGCCGGTGCAGCgctggcccggctcggcccggcccggctcggctcggctcggctcgcacACGCCCTGCGGGCCCccagcgcagcccggcggggaggagggagggcggggaagggctCCGCATCCTCCTCGGAGCACCACCGCCATCTGCAGGGCACGGCgccggccggacgcctgggccctcggccgggccgggccgggccgggccgggggcgaccGAGCCACcgcgccgtgcctcagtttcccccgccGGAGAGAggggccgcggcgcgccgggAGTGCAGCGAGGAAAGCAAAGCGCCGGGAGCCAGGCGGAATAAAGCCATTTCACCTTTAATTATAAGCAAAAATCACTCTCACACGGAATTCTCTGACaccagcaaataaaataaaatctaacaaaacagagaaagtgaATCACTGTATTCAAATCAGAAAACAatccatatttatatatatttatagatatgtCGTTTGTAGAAGTAGCAGTGAAAGGCAAGTATGGGCCAGTGATTTCCCGATAAATTACATTCTTTACATCCCAACAAGGTTTAGCGGCTGGAAAGTGGCTGGAAACAGAAACCGGGGAGCGTGGGGGGCCAGGGAGTGCAGGGGCAGAGGGGTCTCTGCCCAAAACGTGTGCccaaagaggggaggggagaggcatGAGAGGGAGGCGCTGCCCGATGCAGGGCCCAGCCTGTGCGGCCTGCGGGCGCCAGGACTGCGCTGCCCAGGCCCCATGCTCACGACACCCTTTGAGCCATGCCCGGCTCTTTTCCACCCTGCTGCTTGCAGTGAGCCTGGCCGTGCGCTGCCTCGATGCCAGGTGATGGGCAAGCACTGCCCGGGGCGCGTTTGCAGCCGGGGAAGCGCAGCGAGCTCTGAGCCGGGCTCCAGTAGCCCTGGCTTTTGCCTGCGACCCTGCTCATCTCTGCCGGCATGGCCATGCAGGCCTGCGAGCTGCCCGTCCCCCGGCAGGAGCGCAGCGCTCCAGGTCTCACCGAGGTGCCAGCCTGGCCCTCCGCCAGCCCGGGGTGCTCCTCCGCCGTGCGGGTTTTGGCAGTGTACGAGTCATTGTGGTCctcgctgcaggagctggcactgGAGGGATGTTAagtggggctggaggggagcggggcgggacgCCGGCCCGGCTCACCGGGAGCCCATGGGTCTGGCAGGGAGCCGCAGCCTCCAGACTCTCCCCAAGTCCCCGCTCAGGGCTGCGGTGCAGGGGGATGCGGGTACCCGGGCGTGGGAGCGGGATGCTGCTGGCCGGGGCTCACAGACTCAAGCGAAGGGAGGCACAcagtcggggagggagggagggaagcagccCCGGCACCCGCTCACCGGCACGCTCCCAGCCCGCCAGCCAGAAACGGGGCCGGGGAAGCGGCCCCTGGGGGGCCAAGggagccgcctgccccggggACCGACAGGCCCCAAGTGCAGGAGCCCCCGGGCCTCTCCTGGCAGCCGAACCATGCCCGCTTCGGGGCAGCTTTTGCCCGCTGTGCCCCAGGCAGCCCCGCTGCGAGCAGGATGCTGAGAAGGACCGCGCGCTGCGggagcggggcagcagggagggcgcCGGGGCAGAAGAGGAAGGGCCGAGCCCTCCTTTTCCCACAGGGCAAGCGAGGCAGGGGATGGGGGACCGGGTgtttggaggggctgggggagagggaaagggattCCTAGTTAAAACCGGCTGAGAGCCCTAAAGCGGTTACACTGCGCGACACGGACTGAGCTCGGGGCCGAGGCGGGCTCAGAAGAGGAAGGCTTTCTTCTTCAGCTCGTTGCGCTTCCACAGGGCCAGCTTGCTGAACTCCTCGGGGGACATCTCGAAGACCCGCAGGAAATCCTCGGGGGAGAGGTGCCGCTGGGGGGACAGGCAGGGTCAGGGGGTGCCGGGGCCCCGCGCCCtcgcccgcgctcctgccccggCCTCAGCCCGGCCCCTACCTCTAGCCTGGTCCTGTCCACGCCGGGGGGCAGTTTCACACGGCCTCTGTTGGTCACCATCAGCATTTCGTAGGGGTAGATCTGCAAACCAGGGGAGGGCGGAGGCTGTAAGtccttcctctctgccttccctccATCCTGCCACCCCCGTCCATGCCCCCGTGGTCCCCAGCAGGCCCCCGGCCCCTCTTACCTTCTGCTCCAGCATGCTGGGCAGGGAGTTGCCTCTGTCCATGCGCCCGTGCTGGCCGTTCTGCAGGGACAAAGCCTAGCGTCAGCTCTGCAACGGGCTGCTCTCTCCCGCTGAACCAAAGCCAGGGTGATGGGctccagccctggcactggcatgccatccctctctccctgccccagtTTCTCCCTTCTTTGTCCCTCCGATGCCCCCCGGACCCCATTGGCAGCTGGCCCCGGTGCACCCCACTCCCGACCCTGGCATACGTCACCCTCTCACTGGGTCTCTGCGCCGGCAGCCAGGCGAGTGCTTACCTGCAGGCCTGGAAAGTAGAAAAAGCAGGGCTCAGAGCCAGGGACCCCTGCACGATGCCCTCCCAGGGTGCGGGGCAGCCGGTCCCCCCCCCGGCTGCATCGTCCGCCAGGGAACCAGAAGccccttggggcagcccaggctTGCCCCAGCATCCCCCGTCCCGGGGACGTCCCCATGCCCTATGCTGCATGCTCACCTGGACTGCCCTTCTCGCTGCCTGCTGAGCTGAACTCCGCCGACTgcagctgcaggggagaggggacagCGTCAGAGCGACGCCAGGCGGGCCTCAGCGCCCAGACCCCGGCCACGGCCACCGTGCCCTGGCTCCGGGCAACCTACCCGGGTGAGGGTGCTCCTGCCGGACGCGGGCAGCGAGGAGCTCTTGTAGCTCCCCATGTGCAGAGCTGTAAGAGAGCAAGAGGCTGTCAGTAGGGATGTGGGTGGCCGGAGCAAAAGATGCTCCAGCAGGAGCgcagggccaggccaggccatTAACCAGCAgcatggggcagggcagggatggGGGAAGAGCTGGTTAGtgctggcactgctggcaggGCAAGCCGGTGCCAGGTGCCTGCGTCCCACGTACATGTGTGGAAGGGCGTCCGGTCAGGCAGCGAGCGGGTTTTCCTCCGGATGGGGAGAGATTTCTCCATCTCCTCCTTCAGGATCAGCTTCCCAAGGTTGGAGGTGACCTGGGGGCAAAGGAGCGTGGGGATCAGTGCCAGGACGTCCCTAGCCCATCGCACCGAGACCGTCCGCCCCACCGGGTCTGCCCTGCACCTTGCTCAGCTCctgcctctgcagctcccgcAGGTTCTTCATCTCCTCCGTgaggtcctcttcctcctcctcccctctcttgGAGGCCATCCGCTTCCTCCACTCCGtctctggggaagagaaggggacaTCATGCCTCGGGTGTCCGAGAGGACAGACCGGGCTGCCCTGCCATGGCCAGCCCCTCATGCCTGCACCCTCCTCCCGGTCCCCCACCTACCCACGACCGCCAGGGACGGGGGGCACGGCCAGTAGTCCGTCTCGATCTTGGCGGGCTGGTTGGGGTCCGGGGGCTGAGCCGCCGGGAACTTGGAGGATTCGATGATCAAGTCCTCTATGAGGTGCTTGCCATGGTGGGCGCCGGGGTGGTGCTCTGCGTGGGACAGGGCAGCGGAGGCGGGTGAGGCCGGACCCCACGGCGCTGGGCTGCCCCGAGGCCGCCGGACAGCAGCCCCACACTCACCTTTCTGCTTGTAGATCGGAGGCTTCTTGTATATGTTCAGCTCCGTCGTGTCGGTCTCTGCAGCGGGGAAGGGGTTTGGGGAGCAGACCGGTGAGAGTGGTCCCGGGGGGAAACGGCCCCAGCGCCCCGCAGAGCTTCCCGCCTCAGCCCAGTCTGCCCAGTTGCCCTCCCcgggggtgctggggctgggaaTCGCGCGACGGCAGCCCTGCAGGGCTCCGCTGGGGTTGCGGGCGGCGGGCGAAGCGGGTGCCGAGCGGGCGTACCGGGGCGGTGGAAGTGCTGCACGCTGCTGCGGGCCGCGGTGCCGCCGTGGCGCGGGGCGCTCTGCGCGGCGCTCCCCGGGGACCGGCTCTCCAGCCATTCCCGGACGACCTGTGGGCGAGCGGAGCCGGTGAGGAGCCGAGGGGGCACCGCGCGGCCCGGGGCGATTCGGCAGCGCGCCTGCTCGCCCGCCCAGCCTCCTCGGGGCGATGCTGTGCtcgagccccagcagccccgaggCCGGTGGCCGCTCTCGCAGTCCGGCGGGGGAGCCGCACGGCCCCGGAGCGGCGGCAGTGGCGGAGGGCCGGCTGGCTGCGGATGCCCCATCGCCCTGCGGGGAGCCGGCTGGGCTACCTCGGGCCCGGCATCCCCGGCTCAGCACAAGCGGTGCCAGTACTCACCtctggagatggaggaggagagaTGGATTTAGGCGACAGGGAGCGCTGCGGAAGGCAAAAAGCATTTTATTGCAACCCAAGTGCAAAGGCCGTGCCCCTGGACAGACACCGTGCCCTCTCCATCCGGTCGctccggggcagagcagggcttccCCCGCCGGCCGGCAGCGCGGAGGACTGGGGGGACGCGGGGTGGCGCAAGGGGGAGGCCTCTCCGCCCGGTGCCCGCCCGAGGCACCCTCACCTCTCGGCTCCGGGGCAGCTCCACGTGCTCCATGAGCGAGTAGGTGAAATGGGGTTCGTAGATCATCAAGTCGGGGCGCTCGATGTCCAGGATCGCTTTGTCCTTGGGGATAGCCGCCAGGTCCTTGTAGCCCAGAACCTCATTGTCCATTttggcctgggagaaaggaaaaccTCCTGTGCATTCGGGTGCAAAAAGTGTGTCCCTGGGGCTGGCGTGGCACTCGCtccgcagcggcggcagcagcagcctgccgggGCGGTCGGGAGGGCTCGGAGAGGCACGGCAAGGCCCCACAGATGGAGGGACGCGGGGTGGAGGTGCGAGCGAGCCACTTACCACGATGCTGGAGGGCGATCCCGGGACGCTGGACCCACGGGAGGAACAGACGCTCCCAGGGGAGGTCAGCGGTTGCTGGAAGGAAGGGGAGGTTTTGGCAAACCTCATCCCTCGGGCTGCCTGCCTGGGAAGCCGCTCGCGCTGTGCTCAGCACCCCCCAGGAGCCGGGGACACCCCGTGCCCGCGGCCTGGGTGAGATGCCCCTGGGGACAGGGCATTTCTGGATGGGCCCTGGGGTCTCCTCTGCAGAAGCCAGCTCCAGCCTTGTGGTTTAGGGCTGGGGACACTCAGGACACGACAGTGGCTTGGACAAGACACATGTCCACTAGATGGTGCTAccaggctgggctgggaggagggggaggaaggcggGGAGGAAGGCTGGCCAAATGGAGAGGAGCGTGTCCCTCCCGCGCCCACCTGAGAGCTAGCAGCCTCCCGGGGCACTACCTGCCGATGCCCTTGGCCACTGGCCCCTTGCCCTTGGCCACTAGCCCTTGCATGTCTCCTCTGGCTCCCCGCTGTGTGCACGCCCCGAGCCCCCTGCCCTATCCCCCGAGCCCCCTGCCCATGGCAGCCCTCACCTTCTGCAGTCTTTCCATTCAGCTGTGGGCCGGAGGGGCTGTGTCAGTCACAGGGTCCTGCGTGGGGAGGAGAACGGGGATTTGGGGGCAGCCATCAGTGTGGGCACGGccccccgctgcaccccgaggCGGCTCCCAGGCCAGACACCCGGCAGCGCAGCTGGGCCGGGCAGACCCGGCTCCCCAGCGGCCCCGTGCTGCCGGGTCGAGCCCCCGGGCGGGAGGCGAGGGGGGCTCAGAGGAGCCAGGCTGGCTCGGGGCCCGACAGCCCACCGGGCACGTGATGCTAATGCGACGCGAGGCATGCGCGGCCCTGCTATCAAATATTCATGcgcgggcggctgtgcaggctcgcCGGGGGACCAGGCAGTGCCACAGTCTCCAAAGTGCCAGAGGTGGCCAAACAGCTCAGAGATGGGTCGGGGGCAAGGGAAAGGCTTCGGGGCTCTTTGGGGCCCCACTTACCACTGCCTCTGTGGCTCCACATCCCTCTGGGCACTAACACCAGGCTGGGGCTCGGGTGCTGCCTCTGCAACAGAGACGGGAGAGGTGAGAGGTGCCCGGGCTGCGGCAGCAGAGCCGaccgggccgggggctcccccggccccggctgtgCATCCCCTGCACCGGCCGCGGGCTGCCCGCACCGCTCCGAGCCATTGTTCCCGGGACGCCGGGAAGGAACAGCGAGTGCCTTTGGACATGGCCCAGGCTCTGAGCGCCGACGCACACACTCCCTATCCGGCCCTCC
The DNA window shown above is from Struthio camelus isolate bStrCam1 chromosome 27, bStrCam1.hap1, whole genome shotgun sequence and carries:
- the DMTN gene encoding dematin isoform X1, which encodes MERLQKQPLTSPGSVCSSRGSSVPGSPSSIVAKMDNEVLGYKDLAAIPKDKAILDIERPDLMIYEPHFTYSLMEHVELPRSRERSLSPKSISPPPSPEVVREWLESRSPGSAAQSAPRHGGTAARSSVQHFHRPETDTTELNIYKKPPIYKQKEHHPGAHHGKHLIEDLIIESSKFPAAQPPDPNQPAKIETDYWPCPPSLAVVETEWRKRMASKRGEEEEEDLTEEMKNLRELQRQELSKVTSNLGKLILKEEMEKSLPIRRKTRSLPDRTPFHTSLHMGSYKSSSLPASGRSTLTRLQSAEFSSAGSEKGSPGFVPAERPARAHGQRQLPAQHAGAEDLPLRNADGDQQRPCETAPRRGQDQARAAPLPRGFPAGLRDVPRGVQQAGPVEAQRAEEESLPLLSPPRPRAQSVSRSVTALGLSAGFN
- the DMTN gene encoding dematin isoform X2, whose translation is MERLQKQPLTSPGSVCSSRGSSVPGSPSSIVAKMDNEVLGYKDLAAIPKDKAILDIERPDLMIYEPHFTYSLMEHVELPRSRERSLSPKSISPPPSPEVVREWLESRSPGSAAQSAPRHGGTAARSSVQHFHRPETDTTELNIYKKPPIYKQKEHHPGAHHGKHLIEDLIIESSKFPAAQPPDPNQPAKIETDYWPCPPSLAVVETEWRKRMASKRGEEEEEDLTEEMKNLRELQRQELSKVTSNLGKLILKEEMEKSLPIRRKTRSLPDRTPFHTSLHMGSYKSSSLPASGRSTLTRLQSAEFSSAGSEKGSPGLQNGQHGRMDRGNSLPSMLEQKIYPYEMLMVTNRGRVKLPPGVDRTRLERHLSPEDFLRVFEMSPEEFSKLALWKRNELKKKAFLF